The following are encoded together in the Neofelis nebulosa isolate mNeoNeb1 chromosome 9, mNeoNeb1.pri, whole genome shotgun sequence genome:
- the LOC131485309 gene encoding ral guanine nucleotide dissociation stimulator-like isoform X3 translates to MVHGFNYCSALDKCQVQKDTKNQRCSEESTLSLDEACTMLKLKEGTMENCLQSLLQSPFQDRNISNITTIFCIYQVFPMAQLVLGQQFKSTLSPILSTWPDQKFQDTWQSLNFTSFKVKTAYVDMKLHDWDLKNHTALILVHQETLEPTEAESDVPAPGLLPVAEPEKGSTMELETAPVMFQPSPQVSEPAAPPSAVPEVEQVLTSSSAYVPGPQLQSAQSSALLRILTPALKIETKPTPAPEPSCHWHVTPKNQLNEEKPSLMDFPPKLVAEQLTYIDAELFKKVLPHQCLGSIWSKRNKPGNEHLAPTVCATVTQFNSVVNCVITTCLGNPRMIAQDRAMVVEHWIKVAKACQIMRNYSSLHAILSALQSASIYRLKKTWEKVSRKSFQKFKKLCTEDNPQRRELLLKEWPSKWATLMMSLQRAQKRLQKKGVVPFLGTFLTDMVMLDTAMEDYLKGDEINHKKKTKEYKVMKEIMLLQVAADNYTLEPKEQFRAWFQAVERLSEDESYILSCQLEPKS, encoded by the exons ATGGTCCATGGCTTCAACTACTGCAGCGCCCTAGATAAGTGTCAGGTGCAGAAGGATACCAAGAATCAGCGCTGCTCTGAG GAATCAACCCTGTCCCTGGATGAGGCCTGTACAATGCTGAAGCTCAAGGAAGGCACAATGGAAAATTGTTTACAGTCCCTGCTACAATCACCTTTCCAGGATAGAAACATCTCAAACATCACAACCATTTTCTGCATATACCAGGTGTTCCCCATGGCCCAATTAGTCCTGGGACAGCAGTTCAAAAG CACCCTCTCTCCCATCTTGAGTACATGGCCTGACCAGAAATTTCAGGATACCTGGCAGTCTCTGAATTTTACCAGTTTCAAAGTAAAGACAGCCTATGTGGATATGAAGCTGCATGACTGGGACCTGAAGAACCACACCGCCCTTATCCTGGTGCATCAGGAAACTCTGGAGCCCACTGAGGCAGAGTCAGATG TGCCAGCCCCAGGGCTCCTTCCAGTTGCAGAGCCAGAAAAGGGGTCTACTATGGAACTAGAGACAGCGCCAGTTATGTTTCAACCATCACCTCAAGTGTCAGAGCCAGCAGCACCTCCATCAGCTGTTCCAGAAGTGGAACAAGTGTTAACATCTTCTTCAGCATATGTGCCAGGTCCACAGCTACAATCAGCTCAATCATCAGCTTTACTTAGAATTTTAACTCCAGCTCTAAAAATAGAGACAAAGCCAACTCCAGCGCCAGAGCCTTCCTGCCACTGGCATGTGACCCCAAAGAACCAGCTGAATGAGGAGAAGCCCAGCCTCATGGACTTCCCTCCCAAGCTGGTGGCAGAGCAGCTAACGTACATAGATGCG GAGCTGTTCAAGAAGGTGCTGCCTCATCAGTGCCTGGGCTCCATCTGGTCCAAGCGGAATAAGCCTGGTAATGAGCACCTGGCACCCACAGTCTGTGCTACCGTCACCCAATTTAACAGTGTGGTCAACTGTGTCATCACCACCTGCCTTGGAAACCCAAGAATGATAGCCCAGGACAGGGCCATGGTGGTGGAGCACTGGATAAAGGTGGCCAAG gcCTGTCAAATCATGCGGAACTACTCTTCACTGCATGCCATCCTCTCTGCTCTGCAGAGTGCCTCAATTTACCGTCTGAAGAAGACATGGGAGAAAGTTTCCAG GAAgagctttcaaaaatttaaaaagctgtgcACTGAAGATAACCCACAGAGAAGGGAACTGCTCCTGAAG GAGTGGCCATCTAAATGGGCCACCCTGATGATGAGCCTCCAGAGAGCCCAGAAAAGGCTGCAGAAGAAG GGTGTTGTCCCCTTCCTTGGCACTTTCCTCACTGACATGGTGATGCTGGACACTGCAATGGAGGACTATCTTAAG GGCGATGagatcaaccataagaaaaaaactaag GAATACAAAGTAATGAAAGAGATCATGCTCCTCCAGGTGGCTGCAGATAACTACACTCTAGAACCGAAGGAGCAGTTTAGAGCCTGGTTCCAGGCTGTGGAGCGACTCAGTGAGGATGAGAG CTACATCCTGTCCTGCCAGCTGGAGCCCAAATCCTAA
- the LOC131485309 gene encoding ral guanine nucleotide dissociation stimulator-like isoform X2 — protein MACLPAHLPRVTLENKMFCCCIPIFRICGLKKAQSEKPLCHCRHQLSPHLRSCWSFGRRRSQESTLSLDEACTMLKLKEGTMENCLQSLLQSPFQDRNISNITTIFCIYQVFPMAQLVLGQQFKSTLSPILSTWPDQKFQDTWQSLNFTSFKVKTAYVDMKLHDWDLKNHTALILVHQETLEPTEAESDVPAPGLLPVAEPEKGSTMELETAPVMFQPSPQVSEPAAPPSAVPEVEQVLTSSSAYVPGPQLQSAQSSALLRILTPALKIETKPTPAPEPSCHWHVTPKNQLNEEKPSLMDFPPKLVAEQLTYIDAELFKKVLPHQCLGSIWSKRNKPGNEHLAPTVCATVTQFNSVVNCVITTCLGNPRMIAQDRAMVVEHWIKVAKACQIMRNYSSLHAILSALQSASIYRLKKTWEKVSRKSFQKFKKLCTEDNPQRRELLLKEWPSKWATLMMSLQRAQKRLQKKGVVPFLGTFLTDMVMLDTAMEDYLKGDEINHKKKTKEYKVMKEIMLLQVAADNYTLEPKEQFRAWFQAVERLSEDESYILSCQLEPKS, from the exons ATGGCCTGCTTGCCAGCTCACTTGCCCAGAGTCACTCTAGAGAACAAAATGTTCTGTTGCTGTATCCCCATTTTCAGGATATGTGGGCTTAAGAAAGCCCAGAGTGAGAAACCTTTATGTCACTGTAGACATCAGCTCAGCCCTCATCTCCGAAGCTGTTGGTCATTTGGCAGGAGGCGCTCACAG GAATCAACCCTGTCCCTGGATGAGGCCTGTACAATGCTGAAGCTCAAGGAAGGCACAATGGAAAATTGTTTACAGTCCCTGCTACAATCACCTTTCCAGGATAGAAACATCTCAAACATCACAACCATTTTCTGCATATACCAGGTGTTCCCCATGGCCCAATTAGTCCTGGGACAGCAGTTCAAAAG CACCCTCTCTCCCATCTTGAGTACATGGCCTGACCAGAAATTTCAGGATACCTGGCAGTCTCTGAATTTTACCAGTTTCAAAGTAAAGACAGCCTATGTGGATATGAAGCTGCATGACTGGGACCTGAAGAACCACACCGCCCTTATCCTGGTGCATCAGGAAACTCTGGAGCCCACTGAGGCAGAGTCAGATG TGCCAGCCCCAGGGCTCCTTCCAGTTGCAGAGCCAGAAAAGGGGTCTACTATGGAACTAGAGACAGCGCCAGTTATGTTTCAACCATCACCTCAAGTGTCAGAGCCAGCAGCACCTCCATCAGCTGTTCCAGAAGTGGAACAAGTGTTAACATCTTCTTCAGCATATGTGCCAGGTCCACAGCTACAATCAGCTCAATCATCAGCTTTACTTAGAATTTTAACTCCAGCTCTAAAAATAGAGACAAAGCCAACTCCAGCGCCAGAGCCTTCCTGCCACTGGCATGTGACCCCAAAGAACCAGCTGAATGAGGAGAAGCCCAGCCTCATGGACTTCCCTCCCAAGCTGGTGGCAGAGCAGCTAACGTACATAGATGCG GAGCTGTTCAAGAAGGTGCTGCCTCATCAGTGCCTGGGCTCCATCTGGTCCAAGCGGAATAAGCCTGGTAATGAGCACCTGGCACCCACAGTCTGTGCTACCGTCACCCAATTTAACAGTGTGGTCAACTGTGTCATCACCACCTGCCTTGGAAACCCAAGAATGATAGCCCAGGACAGGGCCATGGTGGTGGAGCACTGGATAAAGGTGGCCAAG gcCTGTCAAATCATGCGGAACTACTCTTCACTGCATGCCATCCTCTCTGCTCTGCAGAGTGCCTCAATTTACCGTCTGAAGAAGACATGGGAGAAAGTTTCCAG GAAgagctttcaaaaatttaaaaagctgtgcACTGAAGATAACCCACAGAGAAGGGAACTGCTCCTGAAG GAGTGGCCATCTAAATGGGCCACCCTGATGATGAGCCTCCAGAGAGCCCAGAAAAGGCTGCAGAAGAAG GGTGTTGTCCCCTTCCTTGGCACTTTCCTCACTGACATGGTGATGCTGGACACTGCAATGGAGGACTATCTTAAG GGCGATGagatcaaccataagaaaaaaactaag GAATACAAAGTAATGAAAGAGATCATGCTCCTCCAGGTGGCTGCAGATAACTACACTCTAGAACCGAAGGAGCAGTTTAGAGCCTGGTTCCAGGCTGTGGAGCGACTCAGTGAGGATGAGAG CTACATCCTGTCCTGCCAGCTGGAGCCCAAATCCTAA
- the LOC131485309 gene encoding ral guanine nucleotide dissociation stimulator-like isoform X1, with protein sequence MACLPAHLPRVTLENKMFCCCIPIFRICGLKKAQSEKPLCHCRHQLSPHLRSCWSFGRRRSQSFTQDIFEEMVHGFNYCSALDKCQVQKDTKNQRCSEESTLSLDEACTMLKLKEGTMENCLQSLLQSPFQDRNISNITTIFCIYQVFPMAQLVLGQQFKSTLSPILSTWPDQKFQDTWQSLNFTSFKVKTAYVDMKLHDWDLKNHTALILVHQETLEPTEAESDVPAPGLLPVAEPEKGSTMELETAPVMFQPSPQVSEPAAPPSAVPEVEQVLTSSSAYVPGPQLQSAQSSALLRILTPALKIETKPTPAPEPSCHWHVTPKNQLNEEKPSLMDFPPKLVAEQLTYIDAELFKKVLPHQCLGSIWSKRNKPGNEHLAPTVCATVTQFNSVVNCVITTCLGNPRMIAQDRAMVVEHWIKVAKACQIMRNYSSLHAILSALQSASIYRLKKTWEKVSRKSFQKFKKLCTEDNPQRRELLLKEWPSKWATLMMSLQRAQKRLQKKGVVPFLGTFLTDMVMLDTAMEDYLKGDEINHKKKTKEYKVMKEIMLLQVAADNYTLEPKEQFRAWFQAVERLSEDESYILSCQLEPKS encoded by the exons ATGGCCTGCTTGCCAGCTCACTTGCCCAGAGTCACTCTAGAGAACAAAATGTTCTGTTGCTGTATCCCCATTTTCAGGATATGTGGGCTTAAGAAAGCCCAGAGTGAGAAACCTTTATGTCACTGTAGACATCAGCTCAGCCCTCATCTCCGAAGCTGTTGGTCATTTGGCAGGAGGCGCTCACAG AGCTTCACCCAAGATATCTTTGAGGAGATGGTCCATGGCTTCAACTACTGCAGCGCCCTAGATAAGTGTCAGGTGCAGAAGGATACCAAGAATCAGCGCTGCTCTGAG GAATCAACCCTGTCCCTGGATGAGGCCTGTACAATGCTGAAGCTCAAGGAAGGCACAATGGAAAATTGTTTACAGTCCCTGCTACAATCACCTTTCCAGGATAGAAACATCTCAAACATCACAACCATTTTCTGCATATACCAGGTGTTCCCCATGGCCCAATTAGTCCTGGGACAGCAGTTCAAAAG CACCCTCTCTCCCATCTTGAGTACATGGCCTGACCAGAAATTTCAGGATACCTGGCAGTCTCTGAATTTTACCAGTTTCAAAGTAAAGACAGCCTATGTGGATATGAAGCTGCATGACTGGGACCTGAAGAACCACACCGCCCTTATCCTGGTGCATCAGGAAACTCTGGAGCCCACTGAGGCAGAGTCAGATG TGCCAGCCCCAGGGCTCCTTCCAGTTGCAGAGCCAGAAAAGGGGTCTACTATGGAACTAGAGACAGCGCCAGTTATGTTTCAACCATCACCTCAAGTGTCAGAGCCAGCAGCACCTCCATCAGCTGTTCCAGAAGTGGAACAAGTGTTAACATCTTCTTCAGCATATGTGCCAGGTCCACAGCTACAATCAGCTCAATCATCAGCTTTACTTAGAATTTTAACTCCAGCTCTAAAAATAGAGACAAAGCCAACTCCAGCGCCAGAGCCTTCCTGCCACTGGCATGTGACCCCAAAGAACCAGCTGAATGAGGAGAAGCCCAGCCTCATGGACTTCCCTCCCAAGCTGGTGGCAGAGCAGCTAACGTACATAGATGCG GAGCTGTTCAAGAAGGTGCTGCCTCATCAGTGCCTGGGCTCCATCTGGTCCAAGCGGAATAAGCCTGGTAATGAGCACCTGGCACCCACAGTCTGTGCTACCGTCACCCAATTTAACAGTGTGGTCAACTGTGTCATCACCACCTGCCTTGGAAACCCAAGAATGATAGCCCAGGACAGGGCCATGGTGGTGGAGCACTGGATAAAGGTGGCCAAG gcCTGTCAAATCATGCGGAACTACTCTTCACTGCATGCCATCCTCTCTGCTCTGCAGAGTGCCTCAATTTACCGTCTGAAGAAGACATGGGAGAAAGTTTCCAG GAAgagctttcaaaaatttaaaaagctgtgcACTGAAGATAACCCACAGAGAAGGGAACTGCTCCTGAAG GAGTGGCCATCTAAATGGGCCACCCTGATGATGAGCCTCCAGAGAGCCCAGAAAAGGCTGCAGAAGAAG GGTGTTGTCCCCTTCCTTGGCACTTTCCTCACTGACATGGTGATGCTGGACACTGCAATGGAGGACTATCTTAAG GGCGATGagatcaaccataagaaaaaaactaag GAATACAAAGTAATGAAAGAGATCATGCTCCTCCAGGTGGCTGCAGATAACTACACTCTAGAACCGAAGGAGCAGTTTAGAGCCTGGTTCCAGGCTGTGGAGCGACTCAGTGAGGATGAGAG CTACATCCTGTCCTGCCAGCTGGAGCCCAAATCCTAA